A genomic window from Alkalihalobacillus sp. AL-G includes:
- a CDS encoding dynamin family protein — translation MVMTKTTNEQDQWIHRFYQMYSFLRKQDKGEPASFKITELAQKAYKDELTIAFCGHFSAGKSSMINALMDEELLPTSPIPTSANVVTIKNGEPIVRLTDHSGNVQTLAGELDLDTIKQASKNGADIQSIEIHKLHPYLVNSTVIMDTPGIDSVDDAHKVSTESMLHLADVVVYVMDYNHVQSELNFNFTKKMQDAGKKLILVINQIDKHVDDELSFSSFRRSTINGFKQWGVYPVDFYFTSIRDRTNPDNEMGQLQTKLLNIKQHKHDFIERTLTQMSEHLLETYLSTAYPTIEKQQSQVGGFDVLSIELEKVVEEKNNLSSLIEQAEEEFLKALSKGIANARIIPYDVRQLGMHVLESLERNFKTGLLFAKKKTDDERKVRMDRYLQAITKNASTELMWQVKEELFKLLKQLGLTEPELEERIHKITFSFTSEDVLALRQHGATFNEAYILQFNRDVEDSIKRNYRKIALEIVEAIKERFLEKQQPKQNLLDERIRNIEIEKEELDRAAQAVADYKTDQAHLMKCLQAKGTVEEIEGAKRWCEQVADQSPQIETTIASKLVQKNESTNPPLESTEQVHSSTMNEIDPTTIANRLEKAAESLSPWRSMDDLISRMRQHAAKMKSREFTVALFGAFSAGKSSFANAWMKNDVLPVSPNPTTATINKIMPVTDENEHGKVKIKLKTADRLLEEIQHALKRFGIICDTLDEAVKGISKIVTDRPEPHHSFLLAVQIGYDAMREYLGSVQILDHTSFTEFVSLEERACFTESVELYYDCELTRQGITFVDTPGADSINARHTSVAFDYIKNADAIVFVTYYNHAFSKADRDFLLQLGRVKDTFSMDKMYFVINAADLATDAAERADVVKYVESQLVEYGIRHPRMSAVSSKQALIERKENKTSGSSQFDTFEQSFQTNTIQERDSIAQQQAAQLLKTGLDRVDEWIVRAQTDEKQREQEIEKLRSEKDTIVREIRSFSFASFEQAIQQEAEELLHYVVQRLMLTINDEFKMAFNPSVITKDMKREQLTLCLDELLTRMAFQLDQELRATSLRLERFVNVQRQRFFESVAEFTSEKASRVRLLAPDDAKLSTPDISSEWPNDAVIVLQPALKGFKSPKHFFENTGKDEVRESLIEQFRPMLEASIESYTEKFSKHYLHALNEEESKLRQAFETTVEQYYQGVLEAFTSDQLEDLDETKVILNELVAEQEGVISES, via the coding sequence ATGGTAATGACAAAGACGACAAACGAACAAGACCAATGGATCCATCGCTTTTATCAAATGTATAGTTTCTTGCGGAAACAGGATAAAGGCGAACCGGCATCTTTCAAAATAACTGAACTTGCCCAAAAAGCGTACAAAGATGAATTGACCATCGCGTTTTGCGGTCATTTTTCTGCTGGAAAATCCAGTATGATCAATGCATTGATGGATGAAGAACTCCTTCCGACTTCACCTATTCCAACGAGTGCGAACGTTGTAACGATCAAAAATGGTGAACCGATCGTTCGATTGACGGACCACAGCGGAAATGTACAAACGTTAGCAGGGGAGCTTGATCTCGACACAATTAAACAAGCTTCGAAAAATGGCGCAGATATTCAATCGATTGAGATTCATAAACTACATCCATACTTAGTAAATTCGACAGTCATCATGGATACTCCTGGAATCGATTCAGTAGATGATGCCCACAAGGTTTCAACCGAATCGATGCTCCATTTAGCAGACGTAGTCGTGTACGTAATGGATTACAACCACGTACAATCAGAATTGAATTTCAATTTTACGAAAAAAATGCAAGACGCTGGAAAAAAACTGATTCTTGTCATCAATCAAATCGACAAACACGTTGATGATGAGCTCTCCTTTTCTTCCTTTCGCAGGTCAACGATAAATGGGTTTAAGCAATGGGGTGTATATCCTGTTGATTTCTACTTTACCTCAATTCGCGACCGGACAAACCCGGACAATGAAATGGGTCAGTTACAGACAAAGCTTTTAAATATTAAACAACATAAGCATGATTTTATTGAACGAACGCTCACTCAAATGTCTGAGCATCTATTGGAAACGTATCTATCCACTGCATACCCCACCATTGAAAAGCAGCAATCGCAAGTGGGTGGATTTGACGTGCTATCAATTGAATTGGAAAAAGTGGTTGAAGAGAAAAACAATCTTTCCTCCTTAATCGAACAAGCTGAAGAGGAATTTCTAAAAGCATTAAGCAAAGGAATCGCAAACGCCCGTATCATTCCATATGACGTACGTCAATTAGGTATGCATGTATTGGAGTCATTAGAGCGGAACTTTAAAACAGGTCTATTATTTGCCAAGAAAAAAACCGATGACGAACGGAAAGTGCGCATGGACCGGTACTTACAGGCGATTACTAAAAACGCCTCGACGGAGCTGATGTGGCAGGTGAAGGAGGAATTGTTCAAGCTTCTGAAGCAACTTGGACTAACGGAGCCCGAACTGGAAGAGCGGATTCATAAAATCACTTTTTCGTTCACGTCTGAAGACGTCCTTGCGTTAAGACAGCATGGTGCGACCTTTAATGAGGCATACATTTTACAATTCAATCGAGACGTTGAAGATTCAATCAAGCGGAACTATCGTAAAATCGCTTTGGAGATCGTAGAAGCCATTAAGGAACGATTCTTGGAAAAGCAGCAGCCCAAACAAAACCTGTTAGATGAACGAATCCGAAACATTGAGATTGAGAAAGAGGAACTAGATCGAGCTGCTCAAGCGGTAGCAGACTATAAAACCGATCAAGCGCATCTAATGAAATGCCTTCAAGCAAAAGGAACGGTTGAAGAGATTGAGGGAGCAAAACGTTGGTGTGAGCAAGTAGCGGATCAGAGTCCACAAATCGAAACGACGATTGCCTCAAAATTGGTCCAAAAAAATGAAAGTACGAATCCACCGTTGGAATCTACGGAACAGGTTCATTCGAGTACGATGAACGAAATCGATCCAACTACAATAGCAAACCGATTAGAAAAAGCGGCTGAATCCCTTTCGCCATGGCGTTCGATGGATGATCTCATTTCGAGGATGCGTCAACATGCGGCGAAAATGAAGAGCAGGGAGTTTACGGTTGCGTTATTTGGAGCGTTCAGTGCTGGTAAATCATCCTTTGCGAATGCGTGGATGAAAAATGACGTTCTGCCGGTATCTCCTAACCCGACAACTGCAACGATAAACAAGATTATGCCTGTTACCGATGAAAATGAACATGGTAAAGTGAAAATCAAACTGAAAACAGCCGATCGGTTACTTGAAGAAATTCAACATGCATTAAAGCGTTTTGGGATTATTTGTGACACACTTGATGAAGCGGTAAAGGGGATTTCAAAAATCGTAACCGACAGACCTGAACCGCATCATAGCTTTTTATTGGCAGTACAAATAGGATATGACGCAATGCGAGAGTACCTCGGGAGCGTCCAAATTCTTGATCACACGAGCTTTACAGAATTTGTTTCCCTTGAAGAGAGGGCTTGTTTTACGGAGTCCGTCGAGCTTTATTATGATTGTGAGCTTACCCGGCAAGGCATTACGTTCGTTGATACTCCAGGGGCAGATTCGATCAATGCGAGACATACCTCGGTCGCCTTTGATTACATTAAAAACGCGGATGCAATTGTGTTCGTCACGTACTACAATCATGCATTCTCGAAAGCGGACAGGGATTTCTTATTACAGCTAGGACGAGTGAAAGATACGTTTTCGATGGATAAAATGTATTTTGTCATTAATGCTGCTGACCTTGCAACAGATGCTGCTGAACGTGCGGATGTCGTGAAGTACGTTGAATCACAGCTTGTTGAATATGGAATCCGTCACCCAAGGATGTCTGCTGTTTCTAGTAAACAGGCACTCATTGAACGGAAGGAAAATAAGACGAGCGGTTCCTCACAATTTGATACATTCGAGCAATCCTTTCAAACGAATACAATCCAAGAGCGGGATTCGATTGCTCAACAGCAGGCCGCACAATTGCTGAAAACAGGCTTAGACCGAGTCGATGAGTGGATCGTCCGGGCACAAACCGATGAAAAACAACGTGAGCAGGAAATCGAAAAATTGAGATCTGAAAAGGATACGATTGTTCGCGAAATTCGTTCCTTCTCGTTTGCATCGTTTGAGCAAGCGATTCAGCAAGAAGCTGAAGAACTATTACATTATGTTGTACAAAGGTTAATGCTCACAATTAATGATGAATTTAAAATGGCGTTTAATCCATCTGTTATAACAAAGGATATGAAGCGGGAGCAGCTCACACTTTGTCTGGATGAATTGCTTACCAGGATGGCATTTCAGCTGGATCAAGAGCTTCGTGCAACATCACTAAGATTGGAACGCTTTGTCAACGTACAACGTCAGCGCTTTTTTGAATCGGTTGCAGAGTTTACGTCTGAAAAAGCGAGTAGGGTCCGTCTCCTGGCACCAGATGATGCGAAGCTTTCCACTCCAGACATCTCATCGGAATGGCCAAACGATGCTGTGATTGTTCTTCAACCGGCATTGAAAGGCTTTAAAAGCCCGAAACATTTTTTTGAGAACACCGGGAAGGATGAAGTACGAGAAAGCCTAATCGAACAATTTAGACCAATGCTCGAAGCTAGTATAGAGTCCTACACGGAGAAATTTTCAAAACACTATTTACATGCATTGAATGAGGAAGAATCAAAGTTACGGCAAGCGTTTGAAACGACGGTTGAACAATACTATCAAGGAGTTCTTGAAGCATTTACATCCGACCAGCTTGAGGATTTAGATGAGACAAAAGTAATATTGAATGAACTGGTTGCTGAACAAGAAGGTGTAATCAGTGAATCGTAA
- a CDS encoding DUF2533 family protein, giving the protein MSVHIDISKHSQDQHQRIRTFLELDSKREYWIETALNECKDGKPFGESVQKINDVTKEMNEISRKGIVPLRENVTVEMIVEYCNRK; this is encoded by the coding sequence TTGTCTGTTCATATCGACATAAGCAAGCATAGTCAAGACCAACATCAGCGTATTCGCACGTTTTTAGAGCTTGATTCGAAACGTGAATACTGGATCGAAACCGCGTTAAATGAATGTAAGGATGGTAAGCCGTTCGGTGAATCAGTACAGAAAATTAATGATGTAACGAAGGAAATGAATGAGATCTCTCGAAAGGGGATTGTCCCACTGCGTGAAAATGTAACGGTTGAAATGATAGTAGAGTATTGTAATCGTAAATAA
- a CDS encoding trimeric intracellular cation channel family protein, producing the protein MTWDVLNIIGTIAFAISGAIIAMEEDYDILGVFILGLATAFGGGLIRNILIDLPVSQVWQQDELIKIVLIVMTVIFFLPDGWIQFSRRWLNFFDAIGLSTFAIQGALYATDMELPLIAIVVAAVMTGSGGGVVRDLLAGRKPTVLRYDIYAVWAMIAGVVIGTGIVDQPWELYTLGAVIVILRMCSAIYNWKLPHRILQDYRS; encoded by the coding sequence TTGACTTGGGATGTATTGAATATAATTGGTACAATAGCATTTGCGATAAGTGGTGCAATCATCGCTATGGAAGAGGATTATGACATTTTAGGTGTTTTCATCCTTGGACTGGCAACGGCGTTCGGTGGTGGTCTTATCCGAAATATATTAATTGATTTACCTGTTTCACAGGTTTGGCAGCAAGACGAGCTCATAAAAATCGTTTTGATCGTGATGACTGTCATTTTTTTCCTTCCAGATGGTTGGATTCAATTTTCCAGACGGTGGTTGAACTTTTTCGATGCGATTGGATTATCGACGTTCGCCATTCAAGGCGCCTTGTATGCGACAGATATGGAGCTTCCTCTCATCGCGATTGTGGTTGCTGCAGTCATGACCGGATCCGGTGGTGGAGTGGTTCGTGATTTGCTTGCAGGTCGAAAACCGACTGTGCTCAGATATGACATCTATGCAGTCTGGGCGATGATCGCTGGAGTTGTCATCGGAACAGGAATTGTTGACCAACCTTGGGAGCTCTACACGCTAGGGGCAGTAATCGTCATTTTACGAATGTGTTCAGCGATATATAATTGGAAGCTGCCGCACCGGATTCTACAAGACTACAGATCGTAG
- a CDS encoding sulfurtransferase: MYSLKNFVSVKWLKNRLDDGNVVPVDCRFDLQDPDKGYREYKESHIPGAVYADLEKDLSGEVREHGGRHPLPDLDTFVRFLGSLGIDGTKTVVVYDAQNSAMAARLWWMLNYLGHEKVYVLDGGYPEWLKRDFPVTEEIPVVDEVVFEPAIQKELAADITEVQSKTKNHPNTLLIDARGEERYLGRTEPIDKKAGHIPSAVNHFFMENLNQGKWKSQVELKERFQHYQDKEIINYCGSGVTACVNVLALDEIGKKSRLYVGSWSDWSSYDDNEVETE, translated from the coding sequence GTGTATTCATTGAAAAATTTTGTATCCGTAAAATGGTTGAAGAACCGATTAGATGATGGAAATGTTGTACCGGTTGATTGTCGTTTTGATTTACAGGATCCGGACAAAGGGTACCGCGAATATAAAGAGTCGCACATTCCGGGAGCAGTGTATGCAGACCTAGAAAAGGATCTATCAGGCGAGGTTCGCGAACACGGGGGTCGCCACCCGTTGCCAGACTTAGATACGTTTGTACGATTTCTCGGATCGCTCGGCATCGACGGTACAAAAACAGTTGTCGTTTATGATGCGCAAAATAGTGCAATGGCAGCAAGGTTATGGTGGATGCTGAACTATCTTGGACACGAAAAGGTTTATGTACTCGATGGAGGCTATCCCGAATGGCTGAAGCGAGATTTTCCGGTAACAGAGGAAATTCCTGTTGTGGACGAGGTGGTTTTTGAGCCTGCCATTCAAAAGGAACTGGCTGCTGATATTACAGAGGTCCAGTCCAAAACAAAAAATCATCCAAACACATTACTTATTGATGCAAGGGGAGAAGAGCGCTACCTCGGACGGACAGAACCAATCGATAAAAAGGCTGGACACATCCCGTCGGCGGTCAATCACTTTTTTATGGAAAATTTGAACCAAGGAAAATGGAAATCACAGGTTGAATTGAAGGAACGCTTTCAACACTATCAAGATAAAGAAATCATCAATTATTGTGGGTCAGGAGTTACTGCATGCGTCAACGTACTCGCACTCGACGAAATCGGGAAAAAGAGTAGGCTTTATGTTGGAAGCTGGAGTGATTGGTCCTCCTATGATGACAATGAAGTTGAAACAGAGTAA
- a CDS encoding aminotransferase A: protein MEQYLNPRVKEIQISGIRQFFNRVANYPDAISLTLGLPDFPTPDHVKSAAKTAIDDNFTTYTHNAGFIELRRAISSFVQKKYNLQYVAESEIIATTGASEAIDISLRTILTEGDEVILPGPVYPGYEPVIRLCGATPVHVDTRSTDFKLTAKLIEQHLTSKTKCVILPYPSNPTGVSLSQEDLTDIAALLMDKNVFILSDEIYSELTYGEPHKSIATFEKMKEKTIVINGLSKSHSMTGWRIGFVCADQSIAQHMLKVHQYNVTCVSSITQRAALEALTNGINDAAPMRDTYKERLHYAYDRLQRMGLETSEPTGAFYLFPSIKQYEMDSWGFATALLDEERLAVVPGIAFSSYGDDYIRISYAYKMDQLKEGLDRLERFIAKKT, encoded by the coding sequence GTGGAACAATACCTTAATCCTCGCGTAAAAGAAATTCAAATATCGGGAATCCGACAATTTTTCAATCGGGTTGCGAACTATCCAGATGCCATTTCGTTAACACTTGGCCTGCCTGATTTTCCGACTCCCGATCATGTTAAATCAGCCGCAAAAACGGCAATTGATGATAATTTTACGACCTACACCCATAATGCAGGTTTCATTGAACTCCGCCGAGCGATTTCCAGCTTTGTACAAAAAAAATACAACTTACAATATGTTGCGGAATCTGAGATTATCGCGACGACAGGGGCAAGTGAAGCGATTGATATTTCGCTACGTACGATCCTTACTGAAGGTGATGAGGTCATTCTGCCTGGACCGGTTTATCCTGGATATGAGCCTGTAATCCGGTTGTGCGGTGCAACACCGGTACATGTCGACACGAGATCCACTGATTTCAAGCTGACTGCTAAATTGATCGAACAGCATTTAACCTCTAAGACAAAATGCGTGATTCTGCCTTATCCTTCAAATCCGACTGGCGTATCGCTTTCTCAAGAGGACCTAACAGATATCGCTGCTCTACTAATGGATAAAAACGTGTTTATATTGTCCGATGAGATTTACAGTGAGCTGACGTATGGCGAACCACACAAATCAATCGCAACTTTTGAGAAAATGAAAGAAAAAACGATCGTCATTAACGGGTTGTCAAAATCACATTCAATGACCGGTTGGAGAATCGGATTTGTGTGTGCAGATCAATCCATTGCACAGCATATGCTGAAGGTCCACCAATACAATGTGACGTGTGTTTCATCGATCACTCAGCGGGCAGCTCTCGAGGCGCTTACAAATGGGATAAATGATGCCGCACCAATGCGCGATACGTACAAGGAACGGTTACACTATGCGTATGATCGACTTCAAAGGATGGGGCTTGAGACGTCAGAACCAACAGGAGCCTTCTATCTGTTTCCGTCGATAAAACAATATGAGATGGACTCTTGGGGCTTTGCGACAGCATTACTTGACGAAGAAAGGCTTGCAGTCGTGCCCGGAATCGCCTTTTCTAGTTATGGAGATGACTATATCCGTATTTCATATGCATATAAAATGGACCAATTAAAAGAAGGGCTTGATCGACTCGAGCGCTTTATCGCAAAAAAAACATGA